One Nerophis ophidion isolate RoL-2023_Sa linkage group LG06, RoL_Noph_v1.0, whole genome shotgun sequence genomic region harbors:
- the baz2a gene encoding bromodomain adjacent to zinc finger domain protein 2A isoform X2 encodes MEANNHFNYGTNSSKNSGLTRSSGDSLFTNGSSSSFPQQGKNMNGEMNVNGVTTVLGSGAPGSQPPSGPYPHISNHHQSNMGYLWGAHPQYSPTLASPPSHGLHQKQPAPGMMQPLSQANFQVHGQYQLNGDMASSQPPSVADPSNLPPTGSRFWSRSNPGPQTTSYTSRSIYGTFQSPSHHRVSPSPLHQQQVSTSPTQQHLHSQHLPHHYGVMPNGMPFYQQTHTSLQSPQHPKKSTPQGQTMLPTAQNFTPPHDTDEAPSGLRTTSSPVQDSGANKTPHASTVSSSMQGHMKEENKEVSHCRSEETPVVQRAPGSSTAYIRHTSDHHQSSEKPTTQQPEGVIKPSLSALPQTLHPPSLSSSTVSLNKVPSLVSGTPAVDSPMDSAAVTITSYHDVKSSSPQSSSASAPMHSSLLQMGKDLKSPAPAVKEVMLPGSKHPIVGSSSLPAPHPVLSEIVSSSTSPELEVSGPLTAVLAPAIVATSSYAGATPILSLQQMVQSSTLPLMPALKSNSSVCDASGGVLSSKTSPRVLFSAGNKPVSMPQTDSLYAVRPIVSSAPSPPEGQCLPSLSAHDSPSARPLFALPLLTTQASSSAPVSVPPALVSLPPAAASVAVYNSDSAEHPASCIPVSVLSQLPEHRCQNNTRNAFAREKGTKAEECLPEVETHIDTNPQVEAHKDTDPQKSSDLPDQPFHSERQSNNMQKEPMSTGRVGDQLKAAQTHCPSADECLTVEKSFDHSSYTSSQYGSKLASSSASRFHISSFLDMSGSSLHIHDSSSFGNSGYLGNDTSQFASTSQTDEEPSSVYDTTRNGSSFLDYTRDDTLDSTREQELSGALVSSQNSTAFGASQLFQEGHDTPDSGAICRTTTAIENMTPPSFKMKDENFIAFSTPAQSPAVHPLQPVTDQVLSATGEFLKSPETPTKLDSPKALWMRKSAPQEPKRKPRGRTPKVEMIKAEEDGDKVVEAKGRRRRRVSLKSPDKCEQIGPLSEEMDSVTATIEAVLANPAAISSPFDKPKVNRARKRDQDGNDTKPPKQGAEIAASDADDNEEQSFTAGEPNRRRVATEQQVKFPLMHGWKREIRVRKLDDRMRGETWYYAPCGRRMKQFPEIIKYLKKHHDSIVTREHFSFSPRMPVGDFYEERESPEGMKWFILANEEIPSMIMAITGKRGRPPNPDKEKPSRICSLKTGQVRRPGRPPKAKMIDFLTKVDAKLLKRLESKGLTEEDKEKMSKIKKKMKKKARMKRMEDAKMKRIREEKKRAKQDTQNLEVKAEPQDLTASPLTEDAKQSVAEPKKPGRRRSVKVEATPLIQQTDEERIAQGQRVLSARGKAKALAKAQAEAEAAARATLAAKRTAERRVQTQRRLEERKRQQLIAEELRKPTEDMCLTDHKPLPDLSRVPGMVLSGTAFSHCLAVVEFLHGYGKLVGLNVPKDIPSLATLQEGLLGIGESQGEVQDLLIKLIEVALRDPGLPSCYQSVKILGDKLTDLQLTRSTVSEVLRIFLESHGYETEVCNTLRTKTFHSLSPETKASMLGFVVEELNGSSVVTSDIDNTLENMSSYRKNKWIIEGKLRKLKTALARRTGRSEEELCLEDRRRSARVAEEDNLEQSVVSDRSSRRGRKEDAKLSDSESPTNASIPDLERQIDKLTKRQAFFRKKLLQSSHSMRSVMLGQDRYRRRYLALPHLGGVLVEGPEELLTSGDVVIAEVPVTFLKKEAETEEMPVKAEDTPMETTPPQTLPSSPFSGTPQTQTLSPEEDPLPGTASLMSSQKGRGRPRKIKPEVELHLRTAKIRRQRRSSVRSAGEDGLGSPVGACTQDLSQSAFLNWLSQSRHAVPSDTCLKEPLEGGQTEETVKDAAEKQDQWFTPLPQTQSDDNCLSEPNMPSSPPKSPSQDLAAPFIQLDPPLTSVGEVSADPQKEIATEEVLSTTQTPPVVECKPALLHAAKRAPTTPARPGRRRRRGSRGSSPARRGPRGASAKRRGPPPASLLHDLEQQYFTQLVVKPIPASMVRGWWWIKDPEELFSTLQALHPRGVREKILHKHLAKNMESLKEMCTKPINDPMFELKEEKKEVLLEALQQPWQVQEKAMDVDLSALQWVENLEQRVMASDLHLKAPPQSVVNEAESSVEVPAIDFQPYTIPEPDSNREDLQYYEHDADPRDDWTVRTKKEWSGLPRIATHPLDLAVLRLANLERNIERRYLKEPLWNPAEVMRLAPLTPTPGEEQPMDVISLESEITSRLRTWRQALDRCRSAPQLCLCLMQLEKAIAWERSVTKVACQVCRKGDNDECLLLCDGCDRGCHMYCLKPKITQVPEGDWFCPTCTAKDESKSPHPKKRTRVKKKRYEENSSDDDTTTRRSSGMATRHKEVVVATTMTATSSSSRSPAEGGAAKRRRMTTRNQPDLTFCEIILMEMEAHADAWPFLEPVNPRLVSGYRRIVKNPMDFLTMRERLLQGGYCSCEEFAADAQLVFNNCVLFNEDTSVVGMAGHSMRRFFESRWAEFYSNKDK; translated from the exons ATGGAAGCGAATAATCATTTCAACTATGGCACCAATTCCTCAAAAAACTCAGGACTGACACGTTCCTCAGGGGATTCTCTTTTTACTAATGGCTCGTCCTCGAGTTTTCCTCAGCAAGGAAAGA ATATGAATGGCGAAATGAATGTGAATGGCGTCACTACTGTACTCGGGTCTGGTGCACCTGGTTCTCAACCACCTTCCGGTCCTTACCCGCACATCAGCAACCACCACCAGAGCAACATGGGCTACCTGTGGGGAGCACATCCTCAGTACAGTCCAACCTTGGCCTCTCCTCCCAGCCACGGGTTGCACCAAAAGCAGCCTGCACCGGGGATGATGCAGCCTTTGTCACAAGCTAACTTCCAAGTTCATGGACAGTACCAACTCAATGGGGACATGGCCAGCTCCCAGCCACCTTCTGTGGCGGACCCGTCAAACTTGCCCCCCACTGGAAGTCGTTTCTGGAGCAGGAGTAACCCGGGACCGCAAACTACCAGTTACACTTCCCGCAGTATATATGGTACCTTTCAGAGTCCGTCACATCATCGAGTTTCTCCGTCACCGCTTCACCAGCAGCAAGTGTCCACTTCGCCGACGCAACAGCACCTCCATTCCCAGCATCTCCCGCATCACTATGGCGTGATGCCAAATGGGATGCCCTTCTACCAGCAGACGCATACATCTCTGCAATCACCTCAGCATCCAAAGAAATCGACGCCACAAGGTCAGACGATGCTCCCGACAGCCCAGAATTTTACACCTCCACATGACACAGACGAGGCACCCTCGGGTTTGAGGACGACATCATCCCCTGTGCAGGACAGCGGCGCTAACAAGACCCCCCATGCTAGCACCGTGTCTTCTTCCATGCAAG GGCATATGAAAGAGGAAAACAAGGAGGTGTCCCATTGTCGCTCAGAGGAGACACCCGTTGTTCAAAGGGCTCCTGGCTCTTCCACGGCTTACATCAGGCACACAAGTGATCATCATCAGAGTTCTGAGAAGCCGACGACCCAGCAGCCAGAAGGTGTCATCAAGCCTTCATTGAGCGCACTTCCCCAGACATTGCACCCACCATCTTTATCTTCCTCCACGGTGTCTCTAAATAAGGTACCTTCTCTGGTGTCTGGCACTCCAGCTGTTGACTCTCCAATGGATTCTGCTGCGGTTACTATTACTTCTTACCATGATGTTAAATCTAGTTCACCCCAATCATCATCAGCTTCTGCTCCCATGCATTCCTCTCTTTTGCAAATGGGGAAAGACCTCAAGTCTCCTGCTCCTGCAGTAAAAGAGGTGATGCTTCCTGGATCCAAACATCCAATAGTGGGATCATCCTCCTTGCCAGCTCCTCACCCAGTCTTGTCTGAAATTGTTTCTTCGTCTACATCACCCGAGTTAGAGGTTTCTGGGCCACTTACAGCTGTCTTAGCGCCTGCTATTGTCGCCACCTCTTCTTACGCCGGGGCTACACCTATCTTATCCCTTCAACAAATGGTCCAAAGCTCAACACTTCCCCTCATGCCTGCTCTAAAATCCAACTCATCAGTTTGTGATGCATCAGGTGGTGTTCTTTCTTCAAAAACATCACCTCGTGTGTTGTTTTCTGCTGGTAATAAACCTGTATCCATGCCCCAAACGGACTCTTTGTACGCCGTTCGACCTATTGTCTCTTCAGCACCATCCCCCCCAGAGGGGCAGTGTTTGCCCTCATTATCTGCCCATGACAGTCCCTCAGCCAGACCTCTCTTTGCCCTACCTCTACTAACCACTCAAGCCTCCAGTAGTGCACCTGTTTCTGTCCCTCCTGCCTTGGTGTCTCTGCCTCCTGCAGCAGCTTCTGTAGCGGTCTACAATTCTGACTCTGCGGAGCATCCTGCGAGTTGCATACCTGTCAGTGTGCTTAGTCAGTTGCCAGAGCACCGTTGTCAGAATAACACAAGGAACGCCTTTGCGCGTGAAAAAGGCACAAAGGCAGAAGAGTGCCTCCCTGAGGTTGAGACACACATAGACACCAATCCTCAGGTTGAGGCACACAAAGATACCGATCCTCAGAAATCATCTGATCTTCCAGACCAACCTTTCCATTCTGAACGACAGTCCAACAATATGCAGAAGGAGCCAATGTCAACTGGCCGTGTTGGGGACCAACTAAAGGCAGCGCAAACTCATTGCCCAAGTGCCGACGAATGCCTGACTGTTGAAAAAAGTTTTGACCACTCTTCATATACTTCCTCCCAATATGGCAGCAAGTTAGCCAGCAGCTCAGCGTCAAGATTCCATATTAGTTCTTTCTTAGATATGTCTGGTAGCAGCTTGCACATACATGACTCCAGCAGCTTTGGCAACAGCGGTTACCTGGGCAATGACACTTCTCAGTTTGCCAGTACCTCACAAACCGACGAAGAACCGTCTTCTGTATACGACACAACTAGAAACGGCAGCTCCTTCTTGGATTACACCAGAGATGACACGCTGGACTCCACTCGTGAGCAGGAGCTATCTGGGGCACTGGTGTCTTCCCAAAACAGTACTGCGTTTGGGGCATCTCAACTATTTCAGGAAG GTCATGATACGCCAGACTCCGGAGCAATTTGCAGAACAACCACGGCAATCGAGAACATGACTCCACCGAGTTTCAAGATGAAAGATGAGAACTTCATTGCCTTTAGTACTCCGGCACAGAGCCCTGCTGTACACCCGCTCCAGCCAGTCACTGATCAGGTTTTGTCAGCCACTGGAGAGTTTCTGAAAAGCCCAGAAACACCTACTAAACTTGATTCTCCAAAGGCATTATGGATGAGAAAATCAG CACCTCAAGAGCCCAAGAGAAAGCCACGTGGTCGAACCCCAAAAGTGGAGATGATAAAGGCTGAAGAGGATGGTGACAAAGTTGTGGAAGCCAAgggaaggagaaggaggagggtaTCTCTCAAAAGTCCAGACAAATGTGAACAGATTGGGCCTCTGTCTGAGGAGATGGATTCCGTCACAGCCACAATCGAAGCGGTTCTCGCCAACCCGGCCGCCATCAGCTCACCTTTTGACAAACCCAAGGTGAATAGGGCCAGAAAACGGGACCAAGATGGAAATGATACAAAACCACCAAAACAAGGTGCTGAAATAGCTGCCAGTGATGCTGACGACAATGAAGAACAAAGTTTCACTGCGG GTGAACCTAACAGGAGGAGGGTGGCAACTGAGCAGCAAGTCAAGTTTCCTCTGATGCATGG ATGGAAGAGAGAGATTCGTGTGAGGAAACTAGATGACCGCATGAGGGGTGAGACTTGGTACTACGCACCCTGCGGAAGGAGAATGAAGCAATTCCCAGAAATTATTAAG TACTTGAAGAAACACCATGACAGTATTGTCACTAGAGAACACTTCAGCTTCAGCCCTCGCATGCCTGTTGGAGACTTTTATGAAGAAAGAGAGAGCCCTGAG GGTATGAAGTGGTTTATCTTGGCTAATGAGGAGATCCCCTCTATGATCATGGCCATCACCGGCAAGCGAGGTCGACCGCCAAACCCTGACAAAGAGAAACCGAGCAGGATTTGTAGCCTGAAGACAGGGCAGGTACGCCGCCCAGGTAGACCCCCCAAAGCCAAGATGATTGACTTCCTGACTAAAGTTGATGCCAAACTGTTGAAGAGACTTGAGTCTAAGG GCCTCACAGAGGAAGACAAAGAGAAAATGTCAAAAatcaagaagaagatgaagaagaag GCCAGAATGAAGAGAATGGAGGATGCGAAGATGAAGAGGATAAGAGAAGAAAAAAAGAGAGCCAAG CAAGACACCCAGAATTTAGAGGTAAAAGCCGAGCCACAAGACCTGACAGCATCACCGCTCACAGAGGATGCGAAACAGTCTGTTGCCGAGCCCAAGAAGCCAGGCCGACGAAGGTCAGTCAAGGTGGAGGCAACTCCTCTAATCCAGCAGACAGATGAGGAGAGGATAGCTCAGGGCCAGAGAGTGTTGAGTGCTCGTGGTAAAGCCAAGGCTCTGGCCAAGGCCCAGGCTGAGGCCGAGGCAGCAGCTCGTGCCACCCTGGCAGCTAAGAGAACCGCAGAGCGAAGAGTGCAGACCCAGAGGCGACTAGAGGAACGCAAGAGACAACAGCTGATTGCAGAAGAGTTGAGAAAACCCACCGAAGACATGTGTCTTACTGACCACAAA CCCCTGCCAGATCTGTCCCGTGTGCCTGGTATGGTTCTTTCTGGCACAGCTTTTTCTCACTGCCTAGCTGTGGTCGAGTTTCTTCATGGTTATGGGAAACTGGTGGGTCTCAATGTACCCAAAGACATCCCCAGTCTTGCCACCCTGCAGGAAGGTCTGCTTGGTATAGGAGAAAGCCAGGGGGAGGTTCAAGACCTGCTCATAAAGCTAATTGAGGTTGCTCTCCGTGATCCAGGCCTGCCATCCTGTTATCAG TCTGTAAAGATTCTTGGTGATAAACTGACTGATCTGCAGCTGACGCGCAGCACAGTTTCTGAGGTTCTTCGCATCTTTTTGGAATCACATGGTTATGAGACGGAGGTGTGCAACACACTGAGGACCAAAACCTTTCACTCCTTGTCACCAGAAACCAAGGCATCTATGTTGGGTTTTGTGGTGGAGGAGCTGAACGGGAGCAGTGTTGTGACAAG TGACATTGACAACACGCTGGAAAACATGTCAAGCTACAGGAAGAACAAGTGGATCATTGAGGGCAAATTGCGCAA ACTTAAGACTGCGCTGGCGCGTCGCACAGGACGCTCAGAAGAAGAACTTTGTTTAGAGGATAGACGACGTAGTGCTCGGGTAGCTGAGGAGGACAATCTGGAGCAGAGTGTTGTTTCAGACAGAAGCAGTCGCCGTGGTCGCAAAGAAGACGCCAAACTCAGTGAT agtGAAAGTCCTACCAATGCCAGCATTCCTGATCTTGAAAGGCAGATAGACAAGCTAACTAAG CGGCAAGCGTTCTTCCGGAAAAAGCTGCTTCAGTCGTCTCATTCCATGCGGTCTGTAATGTTGGGCCAGGACCGGTACAGAAGAAGGTACTTGGCTCTCCCTCATCTCGGAGGAGTTTTAGTTGAGGGTCCAGAAGAGCTTCTAA CTTCAGGAGATGTGGTCATAGCAGAGGTGCCTGTTACGTTCCTCAAAAAGGAGGCTGAAACAGAAGAGATGCCTGTCAAAGCAGAAGACACTCCAATGGAAACTACTCCCCCTCAGACTCTGCCTTCTTCGCCTTTCTCTGGTACCCCTCAAACGCAGACATTGTCCCCAGAGGAAGACCCTCTCCCTGGCACTGCATCCCTCATGAGCAGCCAAAAAGGACGAGGGCGACCGCGAAAAATCAAACCTGAGGTGGAGCTCCACCTTCGCACTGCAAAGATCCGCCGCCAGCGTCGAAGTAGCGTCAGGTCAGCGGGGGAAGATGGTCTAGGCTCTCCAGTTGGGGCCTGTACTCAAGATCTCTCGCAGTCTGCTTTCCTGAACTGGCTCAGCCAATCAAGACATGCAGTACCCAGTGACACTTGCCTTAAAGAACCTCTAGAGGGCGGTCAAACAGAAGAGACTGTAAAGGATGCTGCAGAGAAGCAAGACCAATGGTTTACTCCACTCCCCCAAACACAAAGTGATGACAACTGTCTGAGTGAGCCCAACATGCCCTCCTCACCCCCTAAATCGCCCTCGCAGGATCTTGCTGCCCCATTCATACAG TTGGACCCACCCTTGACTTCTGTTGGCGAAGTTTCTGCTGACCCACAGAAGGAGATTGCTACAGAAGAAGTACTCTCAACAACACAAACACCACCTGTTGTTGAGTGTAAGCCCGCACTCCTTCATGCTGCCAAACGGGCTCCTACCACCCCAGCCAGGCCAGGTCGCAGGCGAAGAAGAGGCAGCAGAGGCAGTAGCCCTGCCCGCAGGGGGCCACGTGGAGCCTCAGCCAAGCGCAGAGGTCCCCCTCCCGCATCGCTTCTCCATGACCTCGAGCAGCAGTACTTTACACAGCTGGTGGTTAAGCCCATTCCAGCAT CAATGGTGCGCGGCTGGTGGTGGATCAAAGATCCAGAAGAGCTATTTAGCACCCTGCAAGCTCTCCATCCACGAGGAGTAAGAGAAAAAATACTCCATAAACACCTGGCCAAAAATATGGAGAGCCTAAAGGAGATGTGTACCAAGCCTATCAATG ATCCCATGTTTGAgctgaaggaggagaagaaggaggtgCTGTTAGAGGCTCTGCAGCAACCTTGGCAAGTGCAGGAAAAGGCAATGGATGTAGACCTCAGCGCCCTCCAGTGGGTAGAGAACCTAGAGCAGCGAGTCATGGCTTCTGACCTTCACCTGAAG GCTCCCCCTCAGAGTGTGGTCAATGAAGCTGAGTCAAGCGTTGAGGTACCAGCAATAGACTTTCAG CCGTACACAATCCCAGAGCCAGACTCCAACCGCGAGGACCTCCAGTACTACGAACATGACGCCGACCCCCGTGATGACTGGACAGTACGCACCAAGAAGGAGTGGTCTGGCCTGCCTCGCATCGCCACCCACCCGCTGGACTTGGCTGTGCTGCGCCTCGCCAACCTGGAACGGAACATCGAGAGGCGCTACCTAAAGGAGCCACTCTGGAACCCGGCTGAGGTGATGCGGCTCGCTCCTCTCACGCCAACCCCTGGAGAAGAACAACCCATGGATGTCATCAG CTTGGAAAGTGAGATCACATCCAGGCTCAGAACATGGCGGCAGGCTCTGGATCGCTGCCGCAGTGCCCCTCAGCTGTGTCTCTGTCTGATGCAGCTGGAGAAAGCAATCGCTTGGGAAAGATCTGTGACTAAAGTG GCGTGCCAGGTGTGCAGGAAAGGTGACAACGACGAGTGTCTGCTGCTCTGTGACGGCTGCGATCGAGGCTGTCACATGTACTGCCTGAAGCCCAAGATCACTCAGGTGCCTGAAGGGGACTGGTTTTGTCCAACATGCACTGCCAAG GACGAGAGCAAGTCACCGCACCCTAAAAAGAGGACCAGGGTGAAGAAGAAGAGATATGAAGAAAACAGCTCAGATGATGACACCACAACCCGAAGGAGCTCTGGCATGGCAACGCGGCACAAGGAAGTGGTGGTGGCGACGACCATGACTGCAACTTCTTCGTCGTCTCGTAGCCCAGCAGAAGGAGGGGCCGCCAAGCGACGTCGGATGACCACCCGTAACCAGCCAGACCTCACATTCTGCGA GATCATCTTGATGGAGATGGAGGCTCATGCAGACGCATGGCCGTTCCTCGAGCCTGTTAACCCGCGTCTGGTGTCGGGTTACCGCCGAATTGTCAAGAACCCCATGGATTTCCTGACCATGAGAGAAAGGCTGCTGCAGGGAGG GTACTGCAGCTGTGAGGAGTTTGCTGCAGATGCTCAGCTGGTCTTTAACAACTGTGTGCTGTTCAATGAGGACACCTCTGTGGTGGGGATGGCGGGACACTCAATGAGGCGCTTCTTCGAGAGCCGCTGGGCTGAGTTCTACTCGAACAAAGACAAATAG